One part of the Treponema sp. OMZ 787 genome encodes these proteins:
- a CDS encoding ABC transporter permease, producing MKFKYVIKRLLIAIPTFFGITFFTYLILSMAGSPLDAYLADPRITVMELERKRNSLGLDQPIFIQYLIWLKNFFNMDLGFSFQSQRPVTQMIFERMGITALLAGSSLILSLLISIPLGIFSASKPNSFRDHASSAFSFILVATPNFFMGLILIYFFAIKLRVLPSGGLFDASGQKNTLMLLKHMILPTLVLSFQQIGSWMRYMRGSMLEVLQEDYITTARAKGLKKNQVYYTHALKNSLIPIITVVGMSIPSLVGGAVVTEQVFGWPGIGTLMVQAINAKDYPVIMGITVNISIAVLVANLITDLAYGLVDPRISYK from the coding sequence ATGAAATTCAAATATGTAATTAAAAGATTGCTCATAGCCATTCCCACTTTTTTTGGTATAACTTTTTTTACATATTTAATCCTTTCTATGGCCGGAAGTCCTCTTGATGCATACTTGGCTGATCCAAGGATAACAGTAATGGAACTTGAAAGAAAAAGAAATTCACTTGGGCTTGATCAACCTATATTCATTCAGTATTTAATATGGCTAAAAAATTTTTTTAACATGGATCTCGGATTTTCGTTTCAATCACAAAGGCCCGTGACACAAATGATTTTTGAAAGAATGGGTATTACAGCTTTATTGGCAGGATCTTCATTAATTCTATCCTTACTGATTTCAATTCCATTAGGAATTTTCTCTGCATCTAAGCCTAATAGTTTTAGAGACCATGCCAGTAGTGCTTTTTCATTTATTCTAGTTGCTACGCCTAATTTTTTTATGGGGTTAATATTAATATATTTTTTTGCAATCAAATTAAGAGTTCTTCCGTCAGGAGGCCTGTTTGATGCAAGCGGACAAAAAAACACTCTTATGCTATTAAAACACATGATTTTACCTACTTTGGTTCTATCATTTCAACAGATAGGCAGTTGGATGCGTTACATGCGGGGCAGTATGCTTGAAGTATTACAAGAAGACTATATCACTACCGCAAGAGCAAAAGGTCTGAAAAAAAATCAAGTTTATTATACACATGCACTTAAAAATTCTCTCATACCTATTATAACAGTAGTAGGCATGTCTATTCCTTCATTGGTGGGAGGCGCAGTGGTTACAGAGCAAGTTTTTGGATGGCCGGGAATAGGAACTTTAATGGTTCAAGCCATTAACGCTAAAGATTATCCTGTAATTATGGGTATCACAGTAAATATATCAATCGCTGTATTAGTTGCAAATTTAATAACAGATTTAGCTTATGGATTAGTCGATCCTAGAATTTCATATAAGTAG